A genome region from Vicinamibacteria bacterium includes the following:
- a CDS encoding Na+/H+ antiporter NhaC family protein encodes MRRCAFVSALLAAVTLEAQPAVPQKLEVDPPGLVLSGVPFKLTVRATDSEGNAVQGYGGTPELEGFSAVPAPFEDGQLQIEDAVVPSSGRHLLRIVDGPLTAELTVRAIPAFFSILPPVLAITLALAFRQVVLSLFAGIWLAGFFVRDYNPLSGFFAVVTHFLVNAITTTSQAQIVIFSFLFGGMVGVISRNGGARGIAELITRYATNARGGQVATMAMALVMFFDDYANVLVRGNLMRPITDRLRISREKLSFLVDTGAAAVASTVLISTWIGYEVGLIDQGLRIIDSPEDAYSMFVRTIPYRFYPILAMVFAFLVGFSDRDFGPMLRAERRARLGGKVIRDGAQPVTESLDDPSDTKTPTSWVNGLAPIATILVVGLGGIYYTGIQAAPGETEIGKIVAASDSYVALLWASLSGCAVAIGLAVARRILTLAEAFDAWIRGLKSMMMAIVILVLAWSIGAATAELRAADYLVQILEGTLNPAWLPVLTFVVSAAMAFATGTSWATMAIMMPLVIPLASVLGTSAGLPPDRVDTILVGVISSVLAGAVFGDHCSPISDTTILSSMASASDHIDHVRTQLPYAMLVAIVGMLLGDIPTAYGLSPWISILLGSVTLLAVLMFFGKPVGAPETEGNEP; translated from the coding sequence ATGCGTCGATGCGCGTTCGTCTCCGCCCTGCTCGCCGCCGTCACCCTCGAGGCCCAACCCGCCGTTCCCCAGAAGCTCGAGGTCGACCCTCCCGGACTCGTCCTCTCGGGCGTTCCCTTCAAGCTCACCGTTCGCGCGACGGATTCGGAAGGAAATGCGGTTCAGGGCTACGGTGGGACTCCCGAGCTCGAAGGATTCTCCGCCGTGCCAGCACCCTTCGAGGACGGACAACTCCAGATCGAGGATGCCGTCGTTCCTTCGAGCGGGCGCCACCTCCTGCGCATCGTCGATGGGCCGCTCACTGCCGAGCTCACCGTAAGAGCCATCCCTGCTTTCTTCAGCATCCTTCCGCCCGTCCTCGCCATCACCCTCGCGCTCGCGTTCCGGCAGGTCGTCCTTTCGCTCTTCGCGGGAATCTGGCTCGCGGGATTCTTCGTCAGGGATTACAACCCGCTCTCGGGGTTCTTCGCCGTCGTGACCCACTTCCTCGTGAACGCGATCACCACGACGAGCCAAGCGCAGATCGTGATCTTCAGCTTTCTGTTTGGCGGCATGGTCGGCGTCATCAGCAGAAACGGCGGAGCGCGAGGTATCGCCGAGCTCATCACCCGTTACGCCACCAACGCGAGGGGCGGGCAGGTGGCGACCATGGCCATGGCTTTGGTGATGTTCTTCGACGACTACGCCAACGTTCTGGTGCGCGGGAACCTGATGCGTCCCATCACCGACCGGCTTCGCATCTCTCGCGAGAAGCTGTCGTTCCTCGTGGATACGGGAGCAGCGGCGGTCGCGAGCACCGTCCTGATCTCGACCTGGATTGGCTACGAAGTGGGGCTCATCGACCAGGGTCTGAGAATCATCGACTCGCCCGAAGACGCCTATTCCATGTTCGTTCGCACCATCCCCTATCGCTTCTATCCCATCCTCGCCATGGTTTTCGCCTTTCTCGTCGGCTTCTCCGACCGCGACTTTGGTCCCATGCTCCGCGCCGAGAGAAGGGCACGTCTCGGAGGAAAGGTGATCCGCGACGGGGCGCAGCCGGTGACCGAGTCTCTCGACGACCCATCCGACACCAAGACCCCGACGAGCTGGGTGAACGGTCTCGCCCCGATCGCGACCATCCTCGTCGTGGGCCTCGGGGGCATCTACTACACGGGAATCCAGGCCGCCCCCGGCGAGACGGAAATCGGCAAAATCGTCGCTGCTTCGGACTCCTACGTGGCTCTCCTCTGGGCGTCGTTGTCCGGGTGTGCCGTCGCGATTGGACTCGCCGTCGCGAGAAGAATCTTGACCCTGGCCGAGGCATTCGACGCCTGGATCCGGGGGCTCAAATCGATGATGATGGCGATCGTCATTCTCGTCCTCGCTTGGTCCATCGGTGCCGCCACGGCGGAGCTACGGGCGGCCGACTACCTGGTCCAGATACTCGAAGGTACTCTAAACCCGGCGTGGCTCCCGGTGCTCACCTTCGTGGTGTCGGCGGCGATGGCCTTCGCGACCGGCACGAGCTGGGCGACCATGGCCATCATGATGCCTCTCGTCATCCCTCTGGCGAGCGTTCTCGGAACCAGCGCCGGCCTTCCTCCCGACCGGGTCGATACGATCCTCGTGGGGGTCATCAGCTCGGTGCTGGCGGGGGCGGTCTTCGGGGACCACTGCTCGCCGATCTCGGATACGACGATCCTGAGCTCCATGGCCTCGGCGTCCGATCACATCGACCACGTTCGCACCCAACTTCCTTATGCCATGCTGGTGGCGATCGTGGGCATGCTCCTCGGCGACATCCCCACCGCTTACGGACTCTCCCCGTGGATCTCGATTCTCCTCGGAAGCGTCACCCTCCTGGCCGTGCTGATGTTCTTTGGGAAGCCGGTGGGAGCGCCGGAAACGGAGGGGAACGAGCCATGA
- a CDS encoding aldo/keto reductase, which produces MKTTRLGTSGLEVSRLGLGCMTYGDPDWRPWILGEKEARAHLSRALELGFNFFDTADMYSKGVSEEVTGKILKELADREDYVLATKCFFPLVDAPNRGGLSRKHILAACDASLRRLGHDYIDLYQIHRLDHHTPMEETLESLDSLVRAGKVRYLGASSMAAWELAKMLFLADARGTHRFVSMQNHLNLVYREEEREMVPLCLDQGVGIIPWSPLARGFLAGNRRRAGKGDTRRAKGDPFADDMYFRDEDWDVLDALVDVSRELGKTPAQVALAWVLTVPGVDAPIVGTTKLEQMTELVEAVEIELDDALIERLEAPYKPHPVLGHHQRAPRSF; this is translated from the coding sequence ATGAAGACGACGCGATTGGGAACGAGCGGGCTCGAGGTGTCCCGACTGGGTCTCGGCTGCATGACGTACGGGGACCCCGACTGGCGGCCCTGGATCCTCGGCGAGAAAGAGGCGCGAGCACATTTGAGCAGAGCGCTCGAGCTGGGGTTCAACTTCTTCGACACCGCCGACATGTACTCGAAGGGCGTCAGCGAAGAGGTCACGGGGAAGATCCTGAAAGAACTCGCCGACCGGGAGGACTACGTTCTTGCTACCAAGTGCTTCTTCCCGCTCGTGGACGCTCCGAACCGAGGGGGCCTGTCGCGAAAGCACATCCTCGCGGCCTGTGACGCTTCCTTGCGTCGCCTCGGTCACGACTACATCGACCTGTATCAGATTCACCGGCTCGATCATCACACCCCGATGGAGGAGACGCTCGAGTCGCTCGACTCGCTCGTCCGTGCCGGCAAGGTTCGCTATCTCGGGGCGAGCAGCATGGCGGCCTGGGAGCTTGCCAAGATGCTCTTCCTCGCGGACGCCCGTGGCACCCATCGTTTCGTCTCGATGCAGAACCACCTGAACCTCGTATACCGCGAGGAAGAGCGCGAGATGGTACCGCTCTGTCTCGACCAGGGGGTGGGAATCATTCCCTGGAGTCCTCTGGCGCGCGGATTCCTCGCTGGCAATCGTCGCCGGGCGGGCAAGGGCGATACCCGGCGGGCAAAGGGCGATCCCTTCGCCGACGATATGTACTTTCGCGACGAGGATTGGGACGTTCTCGACGCGCTCGTCGACGTATCGAGAGAGCTGGGCAAGACGCCCGCTCAGGTCGCGCTCGCCTGGGTATTGACCGTTCCGGGTGTCGACGCTCCCATCGTCGGTACCACGAAGCTCGAGCAAATGACCGAGCTGGTGGAAGCCGTCGAGATCGAGCTGGACGACGCGCTCATCGAAAGGCTGGAGGCACCCTACAAACCCCACCCGGTTCTCGGCCACCACCAGCGAGCGCCCCGGTCTTTTTGA